The Balneola sp. DNA window AATATATGTCACTTAAGTGTTAACATAATTTTCGGGTTTTACTAAATGAAAAGAAGAGAAGTATTAGTCTCAAAACTGTTAGTCGACCAAGAAAACCCAAGGCTACCTGAAGTACAAGACTCCCAAAGAAATGCAATAAGGCTAATGGCATCATTGCAAGAGAAAAAGATTATTGTTCTTGCCGACCATATAATTAGTCATGGTATCAATTTATCTGATTTGCCAATTATTATTGAGGCAAAGGATGAAGCAGATCGTTATAGTGTATTAGATGGTAACAGGCGTTTAACCGCCCTTCGCGGACTTGAAACACCAAATCTAGTAAAAGGAGCTATTAGTAATCGGAATTTCAAGAAATTAAAAGATCTATCGAAAAAATATCTAAAAGAACCTATTGAAACCATCTGGACAGTCCAGGCTGATACTCGGGAAGAGGCTGATCCTTGGATAAAACTAAGGCATAGGGGTGAATCTGGTGGTGCCGGCCTTGTTGAGTGGGATGGAGAGGCTGGTGCTCGATATGATAAACGAAGAGGTGAAGCTACGCCCCATTTAGACTTGCTAAATTTTGTGCTTGACAAAGGAAATTTGCGTGATAATATCAAATCCTCTATCAAATCTTCCTTCCCGATTACTACCTTAGAAAGACTTGTAAGAGATCCCGATATACGAACATTTACCGGTATTGATGTGAGAAAAGGAATCGTCTACACTAGATTGCCTGATGATGAAGTTTTAAAACCCTGGGAAAAAATTATAACTGAATTGGCAAAAGGTACTACCACTGTTTCAGATGTTAAGGTAAAAGAAGATCGATTAAAATACATTGGAGATTTTGATAAGGGCCAACTTCCAGATCAATCTAAATCAGGATCAACACGTAAGTTAGGGCAGGACCCTGGAGAAGGGGAAGAAGAAACGAATGATAAAAAAAAGAAAAAGAACAAAAAGAAAACAAAACCCTCGTTATCGCGCGATTCTTTAATACCTAAAGAAACTTCTCTTCACATTTCCGAAAAAAAAAATCAATGATGTATATCTAGAACTACAAAGTTTACACGTTGAACCTTTTAATAATGTAACTGGTGTCATGATGAGGGTGTTCATGGAATGGAGCATTGACCATTATATTAAGAGAAATGGATTAGAATCGAATCTTACTGACAAACAAAAAAGATCTATCCATAAACGAGTTTTATTTTTGGTTGATCATATCGATAAGGAAGGCTTAATGGATTCTGCTGATATAAAACCAATAAGAGTCGAAGCTAATAATGTAGATTCATTAATTTCATTTGATACCTTACATAGTTATGTTCATTCTCATAATCATATTCCAAAGCCATCGGAATTATTAGCTACTTGGGATCGACTTGAGCCACTAATAATAACAATTTGGTCTGAGTAATTAACTAATGTCGATCTATTATTCTCCTCTTAGATACCCAGGTGGAAAATCAAGGTTAGCAGATTATGTTAAGTTAATCTTAAAAGATAATAACTTATTAGGCTGCGATTATATTGAGCCCTATGCAGGTGGGGCAAGTGTAGCTCTCGAGTTATTGTTTGAAGAATTTGCTAGTCAAATTCATATAAATGATTTAAGCCTTCCCATCTATTCATTCTGGTATTCAGTACTAAATTACACGGAGGATTTATGTAGATTAATAATGGATACAGATATAACCATTGAAGTATGGAAAACCCAGAAAATAATTCTAAAAAATGAACCGGATGATTTATTAAAATTAGGCTTTGCAACTTTCTTTTTAAATCGAACTAATAGATCAGGGATTCTTAAAGCTGGTGCCATAGGGGGGAAACACCAATCAGGTAAATGGAAATTAGATGCACGATTTAACAAAGAAAACTTGATTGATCGAATTCAAAAGATTGGACGCTTTAGAAGTAGAATAAGTCTTTACAATCAAGATGCTGAAATACTACTGTCTGGAATTGAAAAAATCTGTCCGGATTCTAAACTTTTTACCTACTTAGATCCACCTTATTATGTCAAAGGGCAAGGTCTTTACGATAACTTTTATGAGCATGAAGACCATAAATCAGTTGCAAAAACTGTAGATAAATTGAATTATCCATGGATCGTATCGTATGACTATCACCCTTCAATAAAAAAATTCTACAAAAAACATCCGTATATCATTTATAAACTAGGTTATAGTGTTCAAAAAAAATATAAAGGTTCAGAAATATTCTTTTTTTCTGATCAGTTAAATGTGCCAGACATAGAAACCCCACTTCATGTACCAGCTGATAGAATACTTAGTTTCCCAAATTCCTAATGTTATTTATCTAAGTACCTTCCAACTTGCTTGCTAATATCCTTATTCAGCAAATCCGTGAACCGCTGAATGGTCTTAACACCTGAGCCTAGCCAGCGTTGTACGGTATAAATGGAAACTGAGTAGTAGAACAACTCAATACGACATGAGTATGTGGTGATTTTTAGGTGTGTTAGAGATATAGTCCCTTATTACACAGTCTAAACAAATGAGAAATTGCTAAACAATGATATAAAATAACTGTAGAGGGAGAAGGGGAGCTACATAATGTTTCCTGCGTTTTGGAATTTACCAAATCAGGTTTAATGAAAAAATGTCTCCAATAATAGCCAGGCAGTCGAAAAGCGTCTTAGTATTAATATTGTAGCAGGATTTAAACTGTAATAAAAATAGTATATATGCTATCAGATCCCATAAAGAATATAGGGGTACCTGCAATACCCAAACCTTTACAATCCGATTGGGAGTATTACACATCGGGTATTTCAGTAGAGGAGGAAGGAGAGATAATCCAGTGGGTAAACGACCAATTTGATAAGGTTGCGAATCGTACAGAAAAAGTACAGCCATCAGGGTGGCTGGGAAGTAAATTTAAATGGGAAGAAACACCATTGATGCCTATATACAAAGAGTGTTCATCCTTAATGGAAGGGTTCTCTGAAGAAGAGATTCAACAGAAAGCTGGACAAATATTTGGTTTGTTTGTTTCGCTTACACTAGCAGATCTCAGGGAGGAGGAATGGATGTTTGTAAAAGGTGATCATTATAAAGCACATGGAGTTCCTATTAGAAGCAGGATATATTTTCTAGGAGAAGACGAATAACAAGATATTAAGTCCATTCATGGATATTAAGTAGAGACTTTAATTCGTTTTCAATTGTAGAACAAATAACGTAATAAAGGAGGCTCATATGGGAATCAAACCCGGACCAAAAAGAAAAGCTAAGTCTACCGGTAAACCCGACAGGCGTCAGCGTGACAATAAAAAAACACCTGGAAATACACCCTCACTGAAGAAACATAAGCATAAAAAAGGTGATTGATTGTTTCTGAGCAGGTAAGGTATTCCATAATAAAGAAAGTAAGCCCCCATCTTTGGGGACTTATTTATTATATATGCAGGAACTCGAGCATAAAGTCTTCAGCGTCATGAGCATAACATCAGCCCATTGATGTGTCACCATGAATCTTTAGCCCCTCTTTCAACCTTTCAGAAATTCGGTAGGAGTAAAGGTGAACTTTATTGATCATTACAATATCTCCAATGCCATCAATGTTAGCATTAGCGGCTATGATATTTCTCCTGGCTTTCCTTTTACTGTGAATGACACCATCCACGGCGTTACCGTTGAAATGAGCTTCATTTATTAAGTCTACACACCTGGTTAGATCTCATTTAGTAACTAGCGGTAGCCTGGATTGTAGATATTCGCCGTCATTGTATTCATCATGTTCTCTGTCAATTACTAGGTACCAACTAAAATAGGGGGACAAGGATATTTGTTGGCCCATAGGTCCTACAAGTTGAGGTGAGAGTGAGCAGAAAACTCCCAGATAGTCTGGGGTGTTTAATTCTCGATATTGATAAGGCCGCTGTAATCAACGGTTATTGGTTACTTTAAATTTTACGATGCTTATTTGCATGAGTTATTCTCCTTTAGTTTAGTGATTGTTTGTTTATTAAGTTCTTGTTGAATGTTTAAGGCAAGTTCGATGATGTTTTCTGGCCTGAGTTGAATACAGTTATGTTCGCCATTCAGGGTATTAATCAGTTTTCTTGTAAAGTCTCCAGAGAAATCAATGTGGGTAAACTCCTCAGGTTCCCGCTTCCCGCTATCAATGGCTTTTTGTAGGATAGGCATGAATTCAATGGGGCGCTTTCAGCCTTTACGTTCTACAATGCCCCGAATTACCGGGATTGTTGTGTTAAAATACTCAGCGGTTTTTTGGTGGCCTAAGATATATCAGATATCTCGTATGGTTTTCTCACCATGCTGGTTAATAAGTCGAGTTGCTTTCGTGTTTTTGTATGTCATAATGGTTGTGTTTAGATGTTATGTTGTTTGCAAATGTGAAAAAAGGTGCCAATACCTATAGGACCAGGCGTTAAGCATTTGGTATATTGATGGTCGGCATGGTTCTTATCATACTTATGATGGTGTTTAACCGCCCGATGAAAATAATCCCTTCCGGCCTCCCCGAACTCAGAAGCTATAGCAAAGCCTATGTCTCGG harbors:
- a CDS encoding DNA methyltransferase; protein product: MSIYYSPLRYPGGKSRLADYVKLILKDNNLLGCDYIEPYAGGASVALELLFEEFASQIHINDLSLPIYSFWYSVLNYTEDLCRLIMDTDITIEVWKTQKIILKNEPDDLLKLGFATFFLNRTNRSGILKAGAIGGKHQSGKWKLDARFNKENLIDRIQKIGRFRSRISLYNQDAEILLSGIEKICPDSKLFTYLDPPYYVKGQGLYDNFYEHEDHKSVAKTVDKLNYPWIVSYDYHPSIKKFYKKHPYIIYKLGYSVQKKYKGSEIFFFSDQLNVPDIETPLHVPADRILSFPNS